Proteins found in one Xenopus laevis strain J_2021 chromosome 1L, Xenopus_laevis_v10.1, whole genome shotgun sequence genomic segment:
- the tada2b.L gene encoding transcriptional adapter 2-beta — protein sequence MADLSKKYCVYCLADVTSLRLRCTECQDIELCTDCFSAGAEIGNHRRWHGYQLVDGGRFTLWGPEAEGGWTSREEQLLLDAIEQFGFGNWEDMAAHVGASRTPTEVMEHYVTMYIHGNLGKACIPDSIPNRVTDHTCPTGGPLSPSLTTPLPTLDLTVADQQQLGYMPLRDDYEIEFDQEAETLISGLSVNYDDDDVEVELKEAYVDMYVRKLKERQRRKSLARDYNLVPAFLGKDKKEKEKPAKRKISKEEKELRLKLRPLYQFMSNKEIEDCFENMHKERMLRAKIRELQRYRRNGITKTEESAEYEAARHKREKRKENKNIANSKRGREDGKESEFAAIENLAGFELLSDREKVLCSSLNLSPTRYLTVKTIIIKDHLQKRQGIPSKSRLPSYLDKVLKKRILNFLTESGWISRDAS from the exons ATGGCGGACCTGAGCAAGAAGTACTGCGTCTATTGCTTAGCCGATGTGACCAGCCTGCGCCTCCGTTGTACGGAATGCCAGGACATCGAGCTATGCACAGACTGCTTCTCAGCGGGGGCAGAGATTGGCAATCACCGCCGGTGGCACGGCTACCAGCTAGTGGACGGCGGCCGATTCACCCTATGGGGGCCCGAAGCCGAGGGAGGCTGGACCAGCAGGGAAGAGCAGCTGCTGCTCGATGCAATCGAACAATTTGGCTTTGGAAACTGG GAGGATATGGCTGCACACGTGGGAGCTTCCAGAACACCAACAGAAGTAATGGAACACTACGTCACCATGTATATTCATGGCAACCTAGGCAAAGCATGTATTCCAGACAGTATTCCCAATAGAGTAACTGATCACACGTGTCCCACAGGAGGTCCGCTGTCCCCGAGCCTCACCACCCCACTGCCTACTTTAGACTTAACAGTTGCAGATCAGCAGCAGTTGGGGTACATGCCACTCCGAGATGACTATGAAATTGAATTTGACCAGGAAGCTGAGACTCTAATTAGTGGGCTGTCTGTAAATTATGACGACGATGACGTTGAAGTAGAACTAAAAGAAGCCTACGTGGATATGTATGTAAGGAAACTCAAAGAAAGGCAACGGAGGAAAAGCTTAGCAAGGGATTACAATCTTGTACCTGCCTTTTTGGGtaaagataaaaaggaaaaggAGAAACCAGCCAAACGGAAAATTTCCAAAGAGGAGAAGGAGCTCCGTTTAAAACTGAGGCCGCTGTATCAGTTCATGTCGAACAAGGAAATCGAGGACTGCTTCGAGAACATGCACAAAGAACGGATGCTTAGGGCTAAAATCCGGGAACTGCAGAGGTACCGCCGAAATGGCATCACCAAGACGGAGGAATCTGCTGAATATGAAGCTGCCAGACATAAACGGGAgaagaggaaagaaaataaaaacattgcaaaCTCCAAGAGAGGTAGGGAAGATGGCAAGGAGAGTGAATTTGCTGCCATTGAAAACCTTGCTGGGTTTGAACTGTTGTCCGACAGAGAGAAAGTGCTGTGCAGCTCCCTCAACTTGAGCCCCACTCGCTACCTGACTGTAAAAACCATCATTATTAAGGACCATCTACAGAAACGGCAAGGGATCCCTTCTAAAAGCCGCCTCCCCAGCTATCTGGATAAAGTATTAAAGAAAAGGATTTTAAATTTCCTAACAGAGAGCGGCTGGATATCTAGAGATGCATCCTGA